In Dyadobacter sp. NIV53, a single window of DNA contains:
- a CDS encoding carboxylate-amine ligase, which produces MPTFTLGIEEEFQTIDPVTRNLRSHMSKLVEDGKITLKERVKAEMHQAVVEVGTNICHNIQEAREEVTYLRKMILDLAAKQDLHVAAAGTHPFADWVEQLITPDPRYDEIIDEMRDVARGNLIFGLHVHVGIENRNEGIAIMNAVRYFLPHIYALSTNSPFWCGRNTGFKSYRSKVFDKFPRTGIPDFFSSAAEYDEYIDLLVKTKCIDNGKKIWWDIRLHPFFNTIEFRMCDVPMRTDETICLAAIMQALVAKIHKLHRMNLSFRPYHRMLINENKWRAARYGIHGKLIDFGKQEEVEYKILAGELLEFIDDVVDELGSRHEIEYIHQIMEKGTGADRQLAVFEATGDLNAVVDYIVSETKVGIE; this is translated from the coding sequence ATGCCTACGTTCACGCTTGGAATTGAAGAGGAATTTCAAACCATAGATCCGGTAACACGCAATCTCAGATCACACATGTCTAAGCTTGTGGAAGACGGAAAAATCACATTAAAAGAGCGCGTCAAAGCAGAAATGCACCAGGCAGTAGTTGAAGTCGGGACAAATATCTGCCATAATATACAGGAAGCCCGGGAAGAAGTTACTTACCTGCGAAAAATGATCCTTGATCTTGCCGCAAAACAGGACTTACACGTTGCCGCCGCCGGAACCCATCCGTTTGCCGACTGGGTTGAACAGCTGATCACTCCGGATCCACGTTATGACGAGATTATTGACGAAATGCGGGATGTTGCACGTGGTAATCTTATTTTTGGATTACACGTGCACGTAGGAATAGAAAACCGGAATGAAGGCATAGCCATTATGAACGCAGTACGTTATTTCCTTCCTCATATTTATGCACTTTCTACAAATTCGCCATTCTGGTGCGGCCGGAATACTGGTTTTAAATCGTACAGATCGAAAGTTTTTGACAAGTTCCCAAGAACTGGTATTCCTGATTTTTTCTCAAGTGCCGCCGAATACGATGAGTATATAGATTTGCTTGTGAAGACCAAATGTATAGACAACGGCAAAAAGATCTGGTGGGACATTAGACTTCATCCGTTCTTTAATACAATTGAATTCAGGATGTGCGACGTACCCATGCGGACAGATGAAACAATTTGTCTGGCGGCTATTATGCAGGCGCTTGTTGCTAAAATTCATAAGTTACACCGCATGAACCTGAGTTTCCGCCCTTACCACCGGATGCTTATCAATGAAAATAAATGGCGTGCAGCACGTTACGGGATTCATGGAAAACTCATTGATTTCGGAAAGCAGGAAGAAGTAGAATACAAGATTCTGGCGGGTGAGCTCCTGGAATTTATCGATGATGTGGTAGACGAGCTGGGTAGCCGGCATGAAATTGAATATATCCATCAGATCATGGAAAAGGGAACTGGCGCAGATCGTCAGCTGGCGGTATTCGAAGCAACCGGCGATCTGAATGCAGTAGTAGATTATATTGTTTCCGAAACTAAAGTTGGAATAGAGTAA
- a CDS encoding esterase family protein: MEEKHIKYYSHHLGRDIDMLVYGNWGYPILLFPTTLGKYYQAKDMGLIESVRGLVESGKYKIYCIDSIDADSWYAKHLNPEYRALNHMVYDRFLTNELVPFIRNECQVDKIGVAGCSFGGFHAANFAFRHPGLVAYMVSMSGAFDIRSFMDGFYDDNVYFNNPVDYMPNEQGWRYGHMKIVLGTSDWDICLDSNIRMSDILNSKGIDHWLDIRGWEKHDWPLWNKMFPHYLSRIL; the protein is encoded by the coding sequence TTGGAAGAGAAGCACATTAAATACTATTCGCACCATCTTGGCCGTGACATTGATATGCTTGTATACGGCAATTGGGGCTATCCTATTTTGCTTTTTCCAACTACCTTGGGTAAGTATTATCAGGCGAAGGACATGGGACTAATTGAATCCGTACGCGGGTTGGTTGAGTCCGGAAAATACAAAATTTATTGTATCGATTCCATTGATGCTGATTCTTGGTATGCCAAACATCTCAATCCGGAATACAGGGCACTAAATCATATGGTTTATGACCGGTTTTTAACAAATGAGCTGGTTCCATTTATTCGTAATGAATGCCAGGTTGATAAAATTGGTGTTGCAGGATGCAGTTTTGGCGGTTTTCACGCTGCAAATTTTGCTTTTCGCCACCCTGGCCTGGTTGCATATATGGTCAGTATGAGTGGAGCATTTGACATAAGAAGTTTTATGGACGGCTTTTACGATGACAATGTATATTTCAATAACCCTGTTGATTATATGCCCAATGAACAAGGCTGGAGATACGGCCATATGAAGATCGTTCTGGGGACATCCGACTGGGATATTTGTCTGGATAGCAATATCAGGATGTCAGATATCCTGAATTCAAAAGGAATTGACCATTGGCTTGATATTCGTGGCTGGGAAAAGCACGACTGGCCGTTATGGAATAAAATGTTCCCCCATTATTTATCCCGGATTTTATAA
- a CDS encoding esterase family protein, which produces MDISHQQLFESQQSIFSAHIKREVTISIILPQNYSPFTTYTLLIVNDGQDFPALGIENILKELQINNRIHPVLVAGVHAGADRIYEYGTSDQPDYANRGNKAGNTRDFILHELLPHLRKSYSFEENNIVYAGFSLGGLMALDIAWNQSHIFSKTAVFSGALWWRKKAIEDGYNDADRIMHAQIRDTAHKPDLKFWFQCGGKDETDDRDGDGIIDSIQDTLECIAELERKGYAWNKDISYLEMPYGEHNIPTWSLALPEFLVWAFGVK; this is translated from the coding sequence TTGGATATCTCTCATCAACAATTATTTGAATCACAACAAAGCATATTTTCTGCACATATAAAGCGTGAAGTTACTATTTCAATTATTCTGCCTCAGAATTATTCACCTTTTACTACTTATACTTTATTAATTGTAAATGACGGACAGGATTTTCCGGCGTTAGGGATAGAAAATATTTTAAAAGAATTACAAATAAATAATAGGATACACCCGGTTCTGGTAGCGGGCGTTCATGCCGGGGCGGACCGTATTTATGAATATGGTACCAGCGATCAGCCGGACTACGCGAATCGCGGCAACAAAGCCGGGAATACACGGGATTTTATATTACATGAATTACTTCCGCATTTAAGGAAAAGCTATTCTTTTGAAGAAAATAATATAGTTTATGCTGGTTTCTCCTTAGGTGGCTTGATGGCATTGGATATTGCCTGGAACCAATCCCATATCTTTTCCAAAACGGCTGTTTTTTCGGGTGCATTATGGTGGAGGAAAAAGGCAATTGAAGATGGTTATAATGATGCAGACCGGATCATGCACGCACAAATACGCGACACCGCCCATAAACCGGATTTGAAATTCTGGTTTCAATGCGGCGGTAAAGATGAAACCGATGACCGTGATGGAGATGGCATTATTGATTCTATTCAGGATACACTCGAATGTATTGCTGAACTGGAACGTAAGGGATACGCCTGGAATAAAGATATCAGCTATCTGGAAATGCCCTATGGCGAGCATAATATTCCCACATGGTCACTGGCACTGCCTGAATTCCTGGTGTGGGCATTTGGAGTGAAGTAG
- a CDS encoding acyl-CoA reductase, giving the protein MISRNQRINAFIQLGNFLTDPKHVLEIEDWITSANRRNNWFTPENSALSLAAIGTEFLNPQKLTAWADRYHEPDQIKKVGVIMAGNIPAVGFHDALSVLISGHILLAKPSSDDLVLIQMLLEKLAELEPAFTENIQFVDRLNDADAYIATGSNNTARYFHYYFSKKPNIIRKNRTSIGILTGAESADELAALGEDIFQYFGLGCRNVSKLFVPAGYDFTKFYESITRFTNTCLHHHKYFNNYEYNKSILLINRTFHYDNGFLMLTESPAFVSPISVVHFEYYDSIGDLKLTVQGSAENIQCIVGSQDLDIPEVIPFGQAQKPGLSDYADSIETMEFLARL; this is encoded by the coding sequence ATGATATCAAGAAATCAACGCATAAATGCATTTATTCAATTAGGAAATTTTCTTACCGACCCAAAGCATGTACTTGAAATTGAAGATTGGATAACCAGTGCAAACAGAAGGAATAACTGGTTTACACCTGAAAATTCTGCATTATCTCTGGCGGCAATCGGAACAGAATTTTTAAATCCACAAAAACTGACTGCCTGGGCTGACAGGTATCATGAACCTGATCAAATCAAAAAAGTTGGTGTAATAATGGCAGGAAATATACCTGCCGTTGGATTTCATGATGCACTGAGCGTTTTGATAAGCGGACATATTTTACTGGCCAAACCAAGCTCCGACGATTTAGTGCTGATTCAGATGCTGCTTGAAAAGTTAGCCGAACTGGAACCCGCATTTACGGAGAACATACAATTTGTAGACCGCCTTAATGACGCTGATGCTTACATTGCCACCGGAAGTAACAATACCGCCCGTTATTTTCATTATTATTTTTCCAAAAAACCAAACATTATTCGCAAAAACCGGACTTCTATCGGTATACTCACAGGTGCTGAAAGTGCAGACGAATTGGCGGCGCTGGGAGAGGATATTTTTCAGTACTTCGGATTGGGATGCCGGAACGTATCCAAATTATTCGTTCCGGCAGGATATGATTTTACCAAGTTTTACGAATCCATTACAAGATTCACCAACACTTGTCTTCATCACCACAAATACTTTAATAATTACGAATACAACAAATCAATTTTGTTGATTAACCGTACTTTTCACTATGATAACGGTTTCCTAATGTTAACCGAAAGCCCTGCATTTGTGTCACCGATCAGTGTGGTTCATTTTGAATATTATGATTCAATCGGGGATTTAAAACTAACTGTTCAGGGATCAGCTGAAAATATTCAGTGCATCGTTGGCAGCCAGGATCTGGATATTCCCGAAGTCATTCCTTTTGGGCAGGCGCAAAAACCAGGCCTATCCGATTACGCCGACTCGATAGAAACAATGGAGTTCCTGGCCCGGTTGTAG
- a CDS encoding 4Fe-4S binding protein encodes MAIMITDECINCGACEPECPNTAIYEGGVEWTWGDGTSLDDVDFGDGTIVSGKEKQSPVSDEFYYIVTDKCTECMGFHEEPQCAAVCPVDCCVPDPDNEEEEETLLAKKAWMHGE; translated from the coding sequence ATGGCTATAATGATAACCGATGAATGCATAAACTGCGGGGCGTGCGAGCCAGAGTGCCCCAATACGGCTATTTATGAAGGTGGAGTAGAGTGGACCTGGGGAGATGGTACAAGTTTAGATGATGTAGATTTTGGCGATGGAACTATAGTGAGCGGAAAAGAAAAGCAATCACCGGTTTCAGATGAATTCTACTATATAGTTACAGACAAATGCACTGAATGCATGGGATTTCATGAAGAACCTCAGTGTGCTGCGGTTTGTCCTGTTGACTGTTGCGTTCCTGATCCTGATAATGAAGAAGAGGAAGAAACATTATTGGCTAAAAAGGCCTGGATGCACGGAGAATAA
- a CDS encoding porin, giving the protein MKKVYCTVLSLMFPLLGFAESGEKKTKSDTLTTVAEVKEDEESKGTFAFSGYLDSYYMANFNKPLSRSNMGAAGTARVFDRKSGQFSLGLVQAKAVYTNAKSEAVVDLTFGPNADYGNYGNLLSPLDGSKTGTALAIKQAYFTYKFTDKFSMTAGQFGTHIGYEVIDAPANYNYSLSNLFNNGPFYHAGLKATYAFSDKASLMLGVVNNVDGLGDNNRKKGLIGQFFFSPVANWNVYVNAITSNEANVDEATGKEPDAFYRVFDLTTSYQVTENFLLGLNAAYGMQKGEYQGYAGPEDSESWGGVAVYANTKISDNFGIGARYEYFNNDNGVRGVLAYPGGAGTAAIGTKVNSVTLTGNITLADGHILLKPEFRLDAYPKAGTGKSEQFEDSDGAFTKSSQTTFGLAFIYKF; this is encoded by the coding sequence ATGAAAAAAGTCTATTGTACAGTATTATCTTTAATGTTTCCTTTATTGGGTTTTGCAGAGTCAGGCGAGAAGAAAACTAAGAGTGATACACTCACTACAGTTGCTGAAGTAAAAGAAGATGAAGAGTCAAAAGGCACATTTGCCTTTTCGGGTTATCTTGATTCCTATTACATGGCCAATTTTAACAAGCCTCTTTCACGTTCCAATATGGGAGCCGCTGGAACAGCTCGTGTCTTTGATCGTAAATCAGGCCAGTTTTCACTAGGTCTGGTTCAGGCCAAGGCTGTTTATACCAATGCAAAGTCAGAAGCAGTAGTTGATCTGACATTTGGACCAAATGCTGATTACGGAAATTATGGTAATCTACTTAGTCCGCTTGATGGATCAAAAACAGGAACTGCTCTTGCCATCAAACAGGCATATTTTACCTACAAGTTCACAGATAAATTTTCTATGACTGCCGGTCAGTTTGGAACACATATTGGATACGAGGTAATTGATGCTCCTGCCAATTATAATTATTCACTTTCAAATTTATTTAACAACGGGCCATTTTACCACGCAGGTTTAAAAGCCACTTATGCTTTTTCTGACAAAGCTTCATTAATGCTGGGTGTTGTTAACAATGTAGATGGCTTGGGAGATAATAACCGTAAAAAGGGTCTTATTGGTCAGTTTTTCTTTTCTCCGGTTGCCAACTGGAATGTATACGTGAACGCTATCACAAGTAACGAAGCAAATGTTGATGAAGCTACAGGTAAAGAACCGGATGCTTTTTACCGCGTTTTTGACCTTACTACAAGTTATCAGGTAACAGAAAATTTCTTATTAGGTCTTAATGCTGCTTATGGTATGCAAAAAGGAGAATATCAAGGATACGCAGGACCGGAAGATTCAGAATCATGGGGTGGTGTAGCGGTGTACGCCAATACAAAAATTTCTGACAATTTTGGTATCGGAGCCCGTTACGAATACTTTAATAACGATAATGGTGTACGTGGTGTTTTAGCTTATCCTGGCGGAGCAGGCACTGCTGCAATCGGTACAAAGGTTAATTCGGTTACTTTAACTGGAAATATCACCTTGGCAGATGGTCATATCTTGCTAAAACCTGAATTCCGTTTAGATGCTTATCCAAAGGCAGGTACGGGTAAATCGGAGCAATTTGAGGACTCTGATGGTGCTTTCACTAAAAGCAGCCAAACAACTTTCGGACTTGCATTTATCTACAAATTCTAA
- a CDS encoding ammonium transporter, whose product MGKRSYIPLIILLAISILGAFTPNVPTKIITEGINAGDTAWMLVSSALVLLMTPGLAYFYGGMVNNKNVISTMLQSFIAMGVISVLWVVVGFSLAFGDDVAGLGFIGNPTSYFMFSNVFDAPLSGTIPFALFAMFQMKFAVITPALVTGSMAERVNFRSYVLFMILFGLFIYSPLCHMTWHADGILFKMGVLDFAGGTVVHMSAGWAALAGALYLKRRKALLEDHVLPPANIPFVLLGTGLLWFGWFGFNAGSALSAGPLAVSAFATTNTAAGAAGLSWVLFDAAKGKKVSALGFCIGAVVGLVAITPAAGFVTVPSSIFIGTVASVISNYVAHLRTRSTLDDTLDVFPCHGVGGMVGMLMTGVFATSGVNPLVTDQGLAFGETTLFFNHLIALVGVSAFAFGGSLLLLKITDMILPLRVSETDEKLGLDVSQHDEFLVEA is encoded by the coding sequence ATGGGAAAGCGTAGTTACATTCCACTAATCATTTTACTGGCTATTAGCATCTTGGGTGCTTTTACGCCAAACGTACCCACAAAAATTATTACTGAGGGAATAAATGCTGGTGATACGGCGTGGATGCTGGTTTCATCGGCCCTCGTTTTGTTGATGACACCCGGCTTGGCTTATTTCTACGGGGGAATGGTAAATAACAAAAATGTTATTTCAACCATGCTTCAGAGTTTTATTGCTATGGGCGTAATCAGCGTTCTATGGGTTGTAGTTGGTTTTAGTCTGGCGTTTGGAGATGATGTTGCAGGTTTAGGATTTATTGGAAATCCAACGTCTTACTTCATGTTTAGTAACGTTTTTGATGCGCCTCTATCAGGAACTATTCCATTTGCGCTTTTTGCTATGTTCCAAATGAAGTTTGCAGTAATCACTCCTGCTTTGGTAACAGGATCAATGGCAGAACGTGTTAACTTCCGTTCTTATGTTCTTTTCATGATTCTTTTCGGTTTGTTTATTTATTCTCCATTATGCCACATGACTTGGCATGCTGATGGTATTCTATTCAAAATGGGGGTTCTTGACTTTGCTGGCGGAACTGTTGTTCACATGTCAGCAGGATGGGCTGCCCTTGCCGGTGCGCTTTATCTGAAAAGGCGTAAAGCACTTCTTGAAGATCATGTATTGCCTCCTGCAAACATTCCTTTCGTGCTTTTGGGAACAGGTTTATTATGGTTTGGATGGTTTGGTTTTAACGCGGGTTCTGCACTATCTGCTGGTCCGTTGGCTGTTTCTGCTTTTGCTACTACAAATACAGCAGCAGGCGCAGCTGGTTTATCATGGGTATTGTTTGATGCTGCTAAGGGTAAAAAAGTTTCGGCTCTTGGATTCTGTATCGGTGCGGTTGTTGGTCTAGTAGCAATTACACCAGCTGCTGGTTTCGTAACTGTTCCATCTTCCATATTTATAGGAACTGTTGCATCAGTTATCAGTAACTACGTTGCGCATCTTCGTACACGTTCTACATTGGACGATACATTGGACGTTTTCCCTTGCCATGGTGTAGGTGGAATGGTTGGTATGTTGATGACCGGAGTATTTGCAACCAGCGGTGTGAATCCACTTGTTACTGACCAAGGTTTGGCGTTCGGTGAAACCACCCTGTTTTTTAATCACCTAATTGCATTGGTAGGTGTATCAGCATTTGCTTTCGGAGGATCTCTTCTTTTGTTGAAAATCACTGATATGATTTTACCACTTCGTGTATCTGAAACTGACGAAAAACTTGGTTTGGATGTTAGTCAGCACGATGAATTTCTTGTAGAAGCATAA
- the mtaB gene encoding tRNA (N(6)-L-threonylcarbamoyladenosine(37)-C(2))-methylthiotransferase MtaB, producing MKKVSFYTLGCKLNYSESSSIGRMFEDKGYSKVEFNDNPDIFIINTCSVTENADKKCRKIVREAQKINPDGYVAIIGCYAQLKPKEISEIPGVDAVLGAAEKFRLVELIDTFEKAPGNHPAQILASHIDEAVDYHTSYSLNDRTRTFLKVQDGCDYPCAYCTIPLARGKSRSDTIANVVAAAKEVAERGVKEIVLTGVNIGDFGIQNGEKKETFLELIKALDEVEDISRFRISSIEPNLLTDEVIEFVAQSRRFVPHFHIPLQSGSNKTLSLMRRRYKRELYAERVSKIKSLMPDCCIGVDVIVGHPGETHELFLESYQFLNELDISYLHVFTYSERENTTALAIKPVVPKSQRADRSKMLHILSEKKKGIFMNSRLVRKQQYFLKMKSKTDRCSDSPKTMCVLQ from the coding sequence ATGAAAAAAGTTTCGTTTTATACATTAGGTTGTAAGTTAAATTATTCTGAAAGCTCTTCCATTGGGAGAATGTTTGAGGATAAAGGTTATTCCAAAGTCGAGTTCAACGATAATCCTGATATTTTTATCATCAATACCTGTTCTGTTACGGAAAATGCTGACAAAAAATGCCGGAAAATCGTACGTGAGGCACAAAAAATCAATCCGGATGGATATGTGGCAATTATTGGTTGCTACGCCCAGCTAAAACCAAAAGAAATATCAGAGATTCCGGGAGTTGACGCCGTGTTGGGTGCTGCCGAAAAATTCAGGTTAGTTGAACTTATCGATACCTTTGAAAAAGCACCTGGTAATCATCCTGCACAAATTTTAGCATCGCATATTGATGAAGCGGTTGACTACCATACATCCTATTCATTAAATGACCGCACGCGTACATTTTTGAAAGTACAGGATGGCTGTGATTATCCGTGCGCTTATTGCACCATTCCACTTGCACGAGGTAAAAGCCGTTCCGATACCATTGCGAACGTAGTTGCCGCGGCCAAAGAAGTAGCAGAAAGAGGAGTGAAAGAAATTGTTCTGACTGGTGTGAATATTGGAGATTTCGGTATTCAGAACGGAGAGAAAAAGGAAACTTTTCTTGAACTGATCAAAGCACTTGATGAGGTAGAAGATATATCAAGATTCCGTATTTCCTCTATTGAACCTAATCTGCTGACCGACGAAGTAATCGAATTTGTAGCGCAATCCAGGAGATTTGTACCGCACTTTCATATTCCGTTGCAATCTGGTTCCAACAAAACACTTAGCCTGATGCGCCGGCGATATAAAAGAGAATTGTATGCTGAACGTGTGTCAAAGATCAAATCGCTGATGCCGGATTGTTGTATAGGTGTGGATGTAATCGTTGGGCATCCGGGAGAAACGCATGAATTATTTTTGGAAAGTTATCAGTTTCTGAACGAACTTGATATTTCTTACCTGCATGTTTTTACTTATTCAGAGCGGGAAAACACTACGGCCCTGGCCATTAAACCTGTTGTTCCAAAATCACAAAGAGCAGATCGCTCAAAGATGCTGCACATACTTTCTGAAAAGAAAAAAGGTATTTTTATGAACAGCAGATTGGTAAGGAAGCAACAGTACTTTTTGAAGATGAAATCCAAAACGGACAGATGCTCGGATTCACCGAAAACTATGTGCGTGTTGCAGTAA
- a CDS encoding LTA synthase family protein — translation MRKRFQFIALYGIAWIVLFQFFRIIFLIYHYKKALELQGFMWAQSTWHGLRMDISFSGYIILLPTLLIAFTAKRWKWYYKFMSVYSAVVSLFILLLTVTDLELFRAWGFRIDGTSLHYLKTPKEAWASMGTAPVFFLLSLFLFLYILVFQLLKTIQKRSIPFFPKSVFIYTIAFFILLAGSLVIPIRGGLQLAPMNESTVFFSDKSFANYAAVNVPWNYMRSVLNESYSKKNPFSYFDEKTADNKVAALYSHSNEIIKVINTEKPVNVLVIIWESFTAKVVSGLGGVKGITPQFEALSKDGILFTNMYASGNRSDKGMVAILSGYPAQPTTSIIKIPNKTISLPSVPKTFHENGFSTSFYYGGETEFANMKSYFLQQGFDKLTDESAFSSADMNSKWGAHDHVVLNRLLTDLDYQKQPFFTTLFTLSSHEPFEVPVKTVINGNDPEHLFLNALHYSDASIGDFIKTAKTKSWWNNTLIIILADHGHPLPEISGSKPTEFHIPMLWLGGVLKEKNIRIDTLCSQTDLASTLLDQLNLPSESFKWSNNIFRKNRVPFAYFAFNNGLGWMKPNGFIIRDNIGGNITEQKGGLILNETELGKAYLQSSFNDYLKR, via the coding sequence ATGCGAAAAAGATTTCAATTTATTGCCCTTTATGGAATTGCATGGATTGTGCTGTTTCAGTTCTTCCGTATTATTTTCCTGATATATCATTATAAAAAGGCACTTGAACTTCAGGGTTTCATGTGGGCCCAAAGCACATGGCACGGCTTAAGAATGGATATTTCCTTTTCCGGATATATCATTCTGCTACCTACATTGCTTATAGCTTTCACAGCAAAGCGCTGGAAATGGTATTATAAATTCATGTCTGTATACAGTGCAGTTGTTTCGCTTTTCATACTTCTGCTAACCGTCACTGACCTGGAACTTTTCCGTGCATGGGGTTTTCGTATTGATGGCACCTCACTGCATTATCTGAAAACACCCAAAGAAGCATGGGCTTCGATGGGTACTGCACCAGTCTTTTTTCTTCTTTCCCTATTCCTGTTTTTATACATTTTAGTATTTCAGCTTTTAAAAACAATACAGAAACGCTCAATTCCATTTTTCCCCAAATCAGTTTTCATATATACAATTGCTTTTTTTATATTATTAGCAGGGTCGCTGGTTATCCCAATCCGGGGAGGTTTACAATTGGCGCCTATGAATGAAAGCACTGTATTTTTCAGTGACAAGAGTTTTGCCAATTATGCGGCGGTAAATGTTCCGTGGAATTATATGCGCTCTGTTTTAAATGAAAGCTATTCGAAAAAGAATCCGTTTAGTTATTTTGATGAAAAGACTGCCGATAATAAAGTCGCTGCTTTGTACAGTCACAGTAATGAAATAATCAAAGTTATAAATACTGAAAAGCCGGTCAATGTGCTGGTAATTATTTGGGAAAGTTTTACTGCCAAAGTAGTTTCCGGATTAGGTGGGGTAAAAGGTATAACGCCACAATTTGAAGCTTTGTCCAAAGATGGAATTCTTTTCACCAACATGTATGCGAGTGGAAATCGGAGCGATAAAGGTATGGTGGCAATTCTGAGCGGTTATCCTGCACAGCCGACAACTTCAATTATTAAAATTCCGAACAAGACTATTTCGCTACCCTCGGTTCCTAAAACTTTTCATGAAAACGGTTTTTCCACTTCGTTTTATTATGGCGGAGAAACAGAATTCGCCAACATGAAATCATACTTTTTACAGCAGGGTTTTGATAAACTGACAGATGAAAGTGCTTTTTCATCGGCAGACATGAATTCCAAATGGGGAGCCCATGACCATGTAGTTTTAAACCGTTTGCTAACCGATCTGGATTATCAGAAACAACCGTTTTTTACCACATTGTTCACGCTGAGCAGTCACGAGCCATTCGAAGTACCGGTCAAAACGGTTATTAACGGCAACGATCCTGAACATCTGTTTTTGAATGCACTTCATTATTCTGACGCTTCAATAGGTGATTTCATAAAAACAGCCAAAACAAAATCATGGTGGAATAATACACTTATTATTATCCTGGCTGATCACGGACATCCTTTACCGGAAATTTCAGGAAGCAAACCAACTGAATTTCATATTCCCATGCTCTGGCTTGGGGGAGTGCTGAAAGAAAAAAACATCCGAATTGATACGTTATGCTCGCAAACCGATTTGGCCTCTACCCTATTGGATCAGCTGAATTTACCTTCGGAGTCCTTTAAATGGAGCAATAATATTTTCAGAAAGAACAGAGTACCTTTTGCGTATTTCGCATTTAATAACGGCCTTGGATGGATGAAACCTAACGGATTTATCATCAGAGACAATATTGGAGGCAATATTACGGAACAAAAAGGCGGGCTAATACTGAATGAGACCGAATTGGGAAAAGCATATTTACAATCTTCTTTTAATGATTATTTAAAGCGTTGA